A window from Brachionichthys hirsutus isolate HB-005 chromosome 4, CSIRO-AGI_Bhir_v1, whole genome shotgun sequence encodes these proteins:
- the clip1a gene encoding CAP-Gly domain-containing linker protein 1, protein MSTAKPSGIKVPSKIAKPPGAAAPKTNASTGAKVVAADKSVPSASGGNDDGAGNNFEIGERVWVNGNKPGHIQFLGETQFAPGQWAGIVLDEPIGKNDGSVAGVRYFQCEALQGIFTRPSKLCCTEGEANGTQTAPTSRAASPTPSVGAAAASHVSTTKSTLSSTATAAKKTSTAPAAPATPPSNLSRANSESVSNLSETGSVKKGERELKMGDRVLVGGTKAGVVRFLGETDFAKGEWCGVELDEPLGKNDGAVAGTRYFQCQPKYGLFAPVHKVTRIGFPSTTPAKAKTTVRKTVATPSGLKRSPSASSISTMSSVASSVGAKPSRTGLLTETSSRYNRKISGTTALQEALKEKQQHIEQLMAERDMERAEVAKATGHVGEMEQEMSLLRDDQEQMEAKMDQLRALVEAADKDKVELLNQLEEERRKVEDLQFRVEEACITKGDLETQTRLEHAHIKELEQSLLFEKTKAEKLQRELEDTRVATVSERSRIMELEKDLSLRSREVADLQLRLGMQPGLEVSDSTLSPLLEEINSLRDQLTLQESKKQEQLGECKQKLEDEEKAHSDAVAQLQATVIKLSGDNEQMQMRLSQAGKENCDIVEVWRAKLESANASHQRMMEDLKASVNKGADSQTEELLETKSALENLKLEHRADLEEAAAKHEAETRVWTQQTQALKVQLLSLAEDKEGLEDSLRSNIEKVEEQHLVEMEDVLGKLHGAEVKVKELEEKEAMSAQEVLDKDKETKEQMAELVAVRSQVAQRNQELVTLKSQLDDLENQGSNQGAKVSELSSQLEGKQLEVLSLQRSVTTMQQEKDILEEELGGLKQKMAESTEESVVTMQVSVETLEKLNKKEEECRSLTTESESLRRQLAGLQRKLKASDEILEQLSKDKSKWENDISEMIRASGDSSVQLTKMNEDLMQKERRLEELQSQLAEEKEKVAGLNEQLQQEQTHKEQQLRETNEEHRCEISSLQETIANLENSVKQGKTLVEELQSSQEKSLSQVSQLHGKEVEALQSQVDTLMLDLSSSKDKTRELQESVSELQQYKEQVQCLSAELHSYKHDVEHLSKKLEKQTLDLDNMCTESKDVKTEKEKVETLLSAVQTKLSALETAHQELSVKNKELLLARDELSKNTEKLLATDKHSNEEKLSLNNELEKLRNLLQEVNCENKNLKDAQIEELLRHQQDIQLMQAEKEKLLEDYEKVCKDRKHLEDDLDESRTKLACEKDSLILERDSARKSKRSLDAKNAELQEKLKSLNLEKEDLTMKNTQLQAFTEMLAKEKAALSSEINAIVLDKKSLETVKDELQKKLNDTTKELESSVCEREELEASKISLTKMLEELKSSSQVTDSERVHLMQETEDLLAIQRKDCHEKEEHFRAMAELNEKLRDSTQHLSQSKERLKEALLCLEQEKQTFCLKNSETEMTLHALRKDKMSLESALEQQEINFQSLAGEKEELEEIHAKATSEKNALSLERDKLTGDVRTMTDRLGCYSRDNAALMEEKSHVAAMLEETRRLKEEVEAEVIPLKQEKTNLQNELQKHKTDYEILEKGKTELDREHCKAKNDFDKSSLEFVQQIDHLTRDCQRLELLQSEAGERDRSLKEENRGLLQEIRELKCQTESLSESKRHLETLLQTESSERNKEVSDKEGLCNQIEALQKTLSEATRENREVSSQLKNVNEQNKSSIVDIEALKTQVKQQQEETSLLKDDKEQLLSELKEVGQKNTVLTAEKEDLLAGRRKLERDVSSLRASEGDMLKERSRLLEEVEELQCSLKQLEADVQGLQTDKELLEKQCKNSIEEVSASAVVQKEISSNIASLAAHKDALQLEREEAARQVGQLESQLSDAFSKQLEATEASGKATEALEQLAKERASLVQEKEEAQCLVEKHKKSREEMESQIKHLEKENFKHLEDLNVSKEQLCTETERMRKMCLEMEELKEAVSAKTQSLQTLRDQNSQLTQEMEKELHGQSDLVKLGDEHSELKKQLDEMKQRESNLKKQFNKEKATLKQSIHKNSALLSEKDQWVETLRSELAALRSESASVKTLQGAMQALEQDKANLQEQLQRLEKRLAAGPEAVGKTSGDAVLDQLREDKETAESQIEFLNSVIVDLQRKNDELKDKLEKLAAACLNGNNPSDLENDDGRDKEPVKKKLPPRMFCDICDRFDLHETEDCPTQMQTPDSPPHTAYHGSKGEERPYCDICEVFGHWTDSCNDDQTF, encoded by the exons GAGCGAAAGTTGTCGCGGCGGACAAATCAGTTCCAAGTGCCAGTGGAGGAAATGATGACGGTGCTGGCAATAACTTCGAGATCGGGGAGCGAGTATGGGTAAATGGAAATAAGCCAGGGCACATTCAGTTTTTGGGAGAGACACAGTTTGCCCCAGGACAGTGGGCAGGGATTGTTCTAGATGAGCCAATAGGGAAGAATGATGGGTCGGTGGCAGGAGTGCGCTACTTTCAGTGTGAAGCTCTGCAAGGAATATTTACCCGACCATCCAAGCTGTGTTGCACAGAAGGGGAGGCCAACGGGACACAGACGGCACCGACTTCCCGTGCGGCATCACCCACTCCGTCagttggtgctgctgctgcctcgcaTGTATCCACCACAAAATCAACATTATCCTCAACTGCCACAGCGGCCAAGAAGACCTCCACCGCGCCGGCTGCACCGGCCACGCCTCCTTCCAACCTTTCACGTGCAAACAGCGAATCTGTCTCCAATCTCTCAGAGACCGGATCAGTCAAGAAGGGGGAGAGGGAGCTGAAGATGGGCGACCGTGTTTTG GTCGGCGGTACGAAGGCGGGAGTGGTGCGTTTCCTGGGAGAAACCGATTTTGCCAAAGGCGAGTGGTGCGGCGTGGAATTGGATGAACCGTTAGGAAAAAATGATGGAGCAGTGGCGGGCACAAG ATATTTTCAGTGCCAACCTAAGTATGGGCTGTTTGCTCCAGTACACAAAGTCACTCGCATTGGCTTCCCCTCTACGACGCCAGCCAAAGCAAAAACAACCGTTCGGAAAACAGTGGCCACGCCGTCGGGGCTAAAGCGAAGCCCGAGTGCTTCTTCCATCAGTACAATGAGCTCTGTGGCGTCATCCGTCGGCGCCAAGCCCAGCCGAACAGGCCTG TTAACAGAGACCTCTTCACGGTATAATCGTAAGATCTCGGGCACCACGGCCTTGCAGGAAGCGTTGAAGGAGAAGCAACAGCACATTGAGCAACTAATGGCTGAGAGGGACATGGAGAGAGCCGAGGTTGCCAAGGCCACTGGCCATGTTGGAGAGATGGAACAGGAAATGAGCCTGCTCAGGGATGATCAGGAGCAG ATGGAGGCGAAGATGGATCAGTTGCGTGCCTTGGTAGAAGCTGCCGATAAAGACAAAGTCGAGCTGTTGaatcagctggaggaggaacgtAG GAAGGTGGAGGACCTTCAGTTCCGTGTAGAAGAAGCTTGCATTACCAAAGGAGACCTGGAG ACGCAGACCAGGCTGGAGCATGCCCACATTAAGGAGCTTGAACAGAGCCTGCTCTTTGAAAAGACCAAAGCTGAGAAACTCCAAAGAGAGTTAGAAGACACTAGG GTTGCTACTGTGTCAGAAAGATCTCGTATTATGGAGCTTGAGAAGGACCTTTCACTGCGATCAAGAGAGGTTGCTGACTTGCAGCTGCGTCTCGGGATGCAGCCGGGCCTTGAGGTTTCAGACTCTACTCTTTCGCCCTTACTGGAAGAGATCAACTCTTTGAGGGATCAGTTGACTCTCCAAGAAAGTAAAAAGCAAGAACAACTTGGAGAATGCAAGCAGAAGCTAGAAGACGAAGAGAAGGCCCACAGTGACGCTGTTGCCCAGCTTCAGGCTACAGTTATAAAGCTCTCTGGTGATAATGAGCAGATGCAGATGCGTTTAAGTCAGGCAGGGAAAGAGAACTGTGACATTGTTGAAGTCTGGCGTGCCAAGCTGGAGTCTGCCAATGCCTCTCACCAACGAATGATGGAGGACCTGAAAGCGTCCGTCAACAAAGGTGCAGATTCTCAGACAGAGGAACTTTTAGAAACAAAAAGTGCACTGGAGAATCTGAAATTGGAGCACAGGGCGGACCTAGAGGAGGCTGCAGCCAAACATGAAGCTGAAACCAGAGTTTGGACTCAGCAGACACAGGCTTTAAAAGTACAGCTGTTGTCTTTAGCTGAGGACAAGGAGGGACTGGAGGACTCACTACGGTCCAACATCGAAAAGGTAGAGGAGCAGCACCTTGTGGAAATGGAGGATGTTCTGGGAAAGCTTCACGGTGCTGAAGTTAAAGTAAAGGAGCTTGAGGAAAAAGAAGCAATGTCAGCACAGGAAGTCCTCGATAAGGATAAAGAAACCAAAGAACAGATGGCAGAACTGGTGGCTGTCCGCAGCCAGGTAGCACAAAGAAACCAAGAGCTTGTGACCCTGAAGAGTCAATTAGATGACCTTGAGAACCAAGGAAGTAACCAGGGTGCCAAG GTTAGTGAATTGAGCTCTCAGCTGGAGGGCAAGCAACTGGAAGTCCTGTCTTTACAGCGGAGTGTGACCACCATGCAGCAGGAGAAGGACATCCTGGAAGAGGAGCTTGGAGGCCTG AAACAAAAGATGGCTGAAAGCACAGAGGAGTCAGTAGTAACTATGCAAGTTTCTGTAGAAACACTTGAAAAGCTAAATAAGAAGGAAGAGGAGTGCAGATCCTTGACCACAGAATCGGAGTCTCTCAGACGTCAACTTGCAG GACTGCAGAGGAAGTTGAAGGCTTCAGATGAAATACTTGAGCAGCTTTCAAAGGACAAAAGCAAGTGGGAAAACGATATTTCAGAAATGATTAGGGCATCTGGTGACAGCTCAGTACAGCTGACCAAAATGAACGAAGATCTCATGCAGAAAGAAAG GAGGCTGGAGGAGTTACAGAGTCAACtagcagaggagaaggagaaggtggCAGGCTTGAATGAACAACTTCAGCAGGAGCAGACCCacaaggagcagcagctgagagagaCCAACGAGGAGCATCGCTGTGAAATAAGTAGCCTTCAGGAGACCATCGCTAACTTG GAGAACAGTGTTAAACAGGGTAAGACCCTGGTAGAGGAGCTGCAGTCCTCACAGGAGAAGTCCCTCTCTCAGGTGTCTCAGCTTCATGGGAAGGAAGTTGAGGCGCTGCAGAGTCAGGTTGACACGTTGATGCTGGACCTTTCCTCTTCCAAGGACAAAACCCGGGAGCTGCAGGAGTCTGTGTCTGAGCTGCAGCAATACAAGGAGCAGGTTCAG TGTCTTTCTGCTGAGCTTCATTCCTACAAGCATGACGTTGAACATTTGTCCAAAAAACTGGAAAAGCAAACTCTAGATCTGGACAACATGTGCACGGAAAGCAAGGATGTTAAGACTGAGAAAGAAAAGGTGGAGACACTGCTTTCAGCGGTACAGACTAAACTCTCTGCCCTCGAGACTGCGCACCAGGAACTCTCAGTCAAGAATAAAGAACTGCTTCTAGCCAGAGACGAACTTTCAAAAAATACAGAGAAACTACTTGCCACCGATAAGCATTCAAATGAAGAAAAGCTTTCATTGAACAACGAATTGGAGAAGCTTAGAAATCTTTTGCAAGAAGTAaactgtgaaaacaaaaacctgaaGGATGCCCAAATCGAGGAGCTCCTAAGGCATCAACAGGACATCCAGCTAATGCAGGCTGAAAAGGAGAAACTACTCGAGGATTATGAAAAGGTctgcaaagacagaaaacatcTCGAGGATGACCTCGATGAAAGCAGGACAAAACTCGCATGTGAAAAGGACAGTCTAATTTTAGAGAGAGATTCTGCTAGAAAATCCAAAAGATCTCTCGACGCAAAGAATGCTGAGCTGCAGGAAAAACTGAAATCCTTGAACTTAGAAAAAGAAGATCTTACAATGAAGAACACCCAACTGCAGGCCTTCACCGAAATGTTGGCAAAGGAGAAGGCGGCGTTATCCTCTGAAATCAATGCTATTGTGCTGGATAAGAAGAGCCTCGAGACAGTGAAGGATGAACTTCAGAAGAAGCTCAATGATACAACGAAAGAACTAGAAAGCTCTGTCTGTGAACGTGAAGAACTTGAAGCGTCAAAAATTAGCCTGACAAAAATGTTGGAAGAGCTGAAGTCCAGCAGTCAAGTAACTGATTCTGAGAGAGTTCACCTCATGCAGGAGACGGAAGACTTGCTTGCAATCCAAAGAAAGGACTGTCACGAGAAAGAAGAGCACTTCAGAGCGATGGCGGAGTTAAACGAGAAGCTCAGAGACTCCACGCAGCATCTGTCTCAGTCTAAAGAAAGGTTGAAAGAAGCGTTATTGTGTTTGGAGCAAGAGAAGCAAACATTTTGCCTTAAGAATTCTGAAACGGAGATGACTCTGCATGCGCTACGAAAAGACAAGATGAGCCTGGAGTCGGCCCTAGAGCAGCAGGAAATTAATTTCCAGAGTCTGGCAGGGGAGAAAGAAGAATTAGAAGAAATACACGCAAAAGCCACATCTGAGAAAAATGCTCTGTCTCTAGAGCGAGATAAGCTAACTGGTGACGTCCGAACAATGACGGACCGGTTGGGCTGTTACTCCAGGGATAATGCCGCCTTGATGGAAGAGAAGTCTCATGTAGCGGCAATGCTGGAGGAAACCAGACGGTTGAAAGAAGAAGTTGAAGCAGAGGTGATCCCTTTGAAACAAGAAAAGACTAACCTCCAGAATGAACTCCAGAAACACAAGACCGACTATGAAATTCTGGAAAAGGGCAAAACCGAACTCGACCGAGAGCACTGTAAGGCAAAAAATGATTTTGATAagtccagtttagaatttgttcAACAGATTGACCACCTTACAAGAGATTGTCAGCGTCTCGAGTTATTGCAGAGTGAGGCGGGTGAGAGAGATCGATCTTTGAAGGAGGAGAACCGAGGGCTGCTTCAGGAGATCCGGGAATTGAAATGTCAGACCGAATCCCTGTCGGAGTCCAAGCGCCATCTTGAAACGCTGCTACAGACTGAGTCAAGTGAACGGAATAAAGAGGTGTCTGACAAAGAGGGTCTTTGCAATCAAATCGAGGCGCTGCAGAAAACACTTTCCGAAGCGACACGAGAAAATCGAGAGGTTTCTTCTCAGCTCAAGAATGTCAACGAGCAAAACAAGTCTTCCATCGTGGATATAGAGGCTTTGAAAACGCAAGtgaagcagcaacaggaagaaactaGTTTGCTGAAAGACGACAAAGAGCAGCTCTTATCTGAGCTTAAAGAGGTGGGCCAAAAAAATACGGTTCTGACCGCAGAGAAGGAGGACCTTTTAGCCGGGCGGCGTAAACTGGAACGGGACGTCTCTTCTCTCCGCGCGAGTGAAGGCGACATGCTTAAAGAAAGGTCAAGGCTGCTTgaagaggtggaggagctgcagtgtagtctgaagcagctggaggctGACGTCCAAGGCCTACAAACTGATAAAGAACTTTTAGAAAAGCAGTGTAAGAATTCCATTGAGGAGGTATCCGCTTCTGCCGTTGTGCAAAAAGAGATCTCCTCCAACATTGCAAGTCTAGCCGCTCACAAGGATGCCCTgcagctggagagagaggaagccgCCCGGCAAGTCGGGCAGCTCGAGTCTCAACTAAGCGATGCGTTTTCTAAGCAGCTCGAG GCGACCGAGGCCTCTGGCAAGGCAACAGAGGCTCTAGAACAGCTGGCAAAAGAGAGAGCCAGTTTGGtgcaggaaaaggaggaagccCAGTGTTTagtggaaaaacacaaaaaatcaagggaggagatggagagccAG attaaaCATTTGGAGAAGGAGAATTTCAAGCACCTGGAAGATCTGAATGTATCCAAAGAGCAGCTTTGCACAGAAACCGAGAGGATGAGGAAAATGTGCCTGGAAAT GGAGGAGCTTAAAGAAGCCGTTTCTGCGAAGACGCAGTCCCTTCAGACGCTGCGAGATCAGAACAGCCAGCTAACTCAGGAGATGGAAAAAGAGCTCCACGGCCAGAGTGACCTTGTCAAG CTCGGGGACGAGCACTCTGAACTAAAGAAGCAGTTGGATGAGATGAAGCAAAG GGAGAGCAACTTGAAGAAACAGTTTAACAAGGAGAAGGCCACCCTCAAGCAGTCCATTCATAAAAACAGTGCCTTACTATCAGAAAAGGACCAATGGGTAGAAACCCTGCGGAGCGAG CTGGCGGCGCTGCGTAGCGAAAGTGCCTCGGTTAAAACACTGCAGGGTGCAATGCAGGCCTTGGAGCAGGACAAGGCTAATTTACAGGAGCAGCTTCAGAGGCTGGAGAAGCGCTTAGCGGCGGGGCCTGAAGCTGTCGGCAAGACCTCAG GTGATGCAGTTTTGGACCAGCTCAGGGAGGATAAGGAGACTGCAGAGAGTCAG ATTGAGTTCCTGAATTCTGTTATTGTCGACCTCCAGAGGAAGAATGATGAACTCAAGGACAAGTTGGAGAAATTGGCAGCGGCATGCCTCAATGGAAACAACCCGAGTGATCTGGAAAATGATGATGG cCGTGACAAGGAACCAGTGAAGAAGAAGCTCCCCCCCCGGATGTTCTGTGACATCTGTGACCGCTTTGACCTCCATGAAACGGAGGACTGTCCAACACAAATGCAGACGCCGGACTCCCCTCCACACACCGCCTACCATGGCAGTAAGGGCGAAGAGCGGCCATACTGCGACATCTGTGAGGTCTTTGGCCATTGGACCGACTCCTGTAATGACGACCAGACCTTCTAA